Proteins encoded together in one Deinococcus irradiatisoli window:
- a CDS encoding dienelactone hydrolase family protein, with amino-acid sequence MSEDRQDLFRYVVEEFAEDYHEGEMARREFLRRMTLLGGGVVGARVLLTSLGIAGVSAAELAQAQTATPQPDKASGAGMVDPRDPDIVVSPISYQARGFSQAAYLARPAGVASAPGVLVIHENKGLQPHIQDIARRLAKAGYIAMAPDLVSKIGGSAQYSDTAQISTYLAQTSGDEHIANLIEAAKVLQAQSGVQGIGAVGFCFGGGLTWRLATELPDLKAAVAFYGPAPDLAKVPNIKAAVLGIYGALDTRIGAGIPTLEAALKQAGTRYDMKIYEGANHAFNNDTGQSYVKAAADDAWQQTLAWFGKYLKTSA; translated from the coding sequence ATGTCCGAAGACCGTCAGGATCTGTTCCGTTACGTGGTGGAGGAATTTGCCGAGGACTACCACGAAGGCGAGATGGCGCGCCGCGAGTTTCTGCGCCGCATGACGCTGCTCGGCGGCGGCGTGGTGGGCGCTAGGGTGCTGCTCACCTCGCTGGGCATCGCCGGGGTCAGCGCCGCCGAACTGGCCCAGGCCCAGACCGCCACCCCGCAGCCCGACAAGGCCAGCGGCGCCGGCATGGTGGACCCGCGCGACCCCGACATCGTGGTCAGCCCGATCAGCTATCAGGCGCGGGGTTTCAGCCAGGCCGCCTACCTGGCCCGGCCCGCCGGGGTCGCCTCGGCGCCGGGGGTGCTGGTCATCCACGAGAACAAGGGCCTGCAACCGCACATCCAGGACATCGCCCGGCGGCTGGCCAAGGCCGGCTACATCGCCATGGCCCCCGACCTGGTGTCGAAGATCGGGGGCAGCGCCCAGTACAGCGACACCGCCCAGATCTCCACCTACCTGGCGCAGACCTCCGGCGACGAGCACATCGCCAACCTGATCGAGGCGGCCAAGGTGTTGCAGGCCCAGAGCGGCGTACAGGGCATCGGCGCGGTGGGCTTCTGCTTCGGCGGCGGCCTGACCTGGCGGCTGGCGACCGAACTGCCCGATCTCAAGGCGGCGGTGGCTTTCTACGGCCCGGCCCCGGACCTCGCCAAGGTGCCGAACATCAAGGCGGCGGTGCTGGGCATCTACGGCGCGCTCGACACCCGCATCGGCGCTGGCATCCCCACCCTGGAAGCGGCGCTCAAGCAGGCTGGCACCCGCTACGACATGAAGATCTACGAGGGCGCCAACCACGCCTTCAACAACGACACCGGGCAGAGTTACGTCAAGGCCGCTGCCGACGACGCCTGGCAGCAGACGCTGGCCTGGTTCGGCAAGTACCTTAAGACCTCCGCATAA
- a CDS encoding DUF1684 domain-containing protein, with product MAEMLLTLLDWRRRLNDLYAEVRRLHPHDPPAAHAHWQAVRNDLFRHHPQSPLPPDGRRGFTALPVWPYDPAFAFTAALETDLPPEAFTVQTSAGHPMPLVRVGRARLKNDVHDLGTLDVYWIDVYGGGLFLPFRDAGSGQSSYGGGRYLLDTVKGADLGSLPDGSLVLDLNFAYHPSCFYDPQWSCPLAPPQNKLRGEVRAGERKEPAPA from the coding sequence ATGGCCGAGATGCTGCTGACCCTGCTCGACTGGCGACGGCGCCTGAATGACCTCTACGCCGAGGTGCGGCGCCTGCATCCGCACGATCCGCCGGCCGCCCACGCCCACTGGCAGGCGGTTCGCAACGACCTGTTCCGGCACCATCCGCAGAGCCCCCTGCCTCCAGATGGGCGCCGCGGCTTCACGGCCCTCCCGGTCTGGCCGTATGACCCGGCCTTCGCTTTCACGGCGGCGCTCGAGACCGACCTGCCGCCGGAAGCGTTCACGGTCCAGACCTCGGCCGGCCATCCGATGCCGCTGGTGCGGGTGGGCCGTGCCCGGCTGAAAAACGACGTTCACGACCTCGGCACGCTCGACGTGTACTGGATCGACGTGTACGGCGGCGGGCTGTTCCTGCCGTTCCGCGACGCCGGCAGCGGCCAGAGCAGCTACGGCGGCGGGCGCTACCTGCTCGACACCGTCAAGGGCGCCGACCTCGGCAGCCTGCCGGACGGTTCGCTGGTGCTGGACCTGAATTTCGCCTACCACCCCTCGTGCTTTTATGATCCGCAGTGGAGCTGCCCCTTGGCCCCGCCGCAGAACAAGCTGCGCGGCGAAGTGCGGGCCGGTGAGCGCAAAGAACCCGCCCCCGCCTGA
- a CDS encoding dienelactone hydrolase family protein, with amino-acid sequence MPSPFTGELISFVSENRTLDAYLVRPAVQREAQPGMLVIHEIFGLNDDIKAIAERMARAGYVALAVDLFSNQNRAVCMARMLGGVFLNSLEHQGVRDTRAALGTLAALPGVDASRLGAIGFCLGGSLALALACTDDRVKAVAPYYGFNPRPLEAVRRACPVVGSYPGKDPTTKQGLALERALSAADIPHDIQLYPQAKHSFANVGSNFDAVASTDAWNRVMAFFDEHVLDAAD; translated from the coding sequence ATGCCCTCCCCGTTCACCGGAGAACTGATCTCGTTCGTTTCCGAGAACCGCACCCTGGACGCTTATCTGGTGCGCCCCGCCGTCCAGCGTGAGGCGCAGCCGGGCATGCTGGTCATCCACGAAATCTTCGGCCTCAACGACGACATCAAGGCCATCGCCGAGCGGATGGCGCGGGCCGGTTACGTGGCGCTGGCCGTCGATCTGTTCTCGAACCAGAACCGGGCGGTGTGCATGGCGCGCATGCTCGGTGGGGTGTTTCTCAACAGCCTGGAGCACCAGGGCGTGCGCGACACCCGCGCCGCGCTGGGCACGCTGGCCGCACTGCCGGGAGTCGATGCGTCCCGGCTGGGCGCCATCGGCTTTTGCCTGGGCGGCAGCCTGGCCCTGGCCCTGGCCTGCACCGACGACCGGGTCAAGGCCGTCGCGCCGTACTACGGCTTCAACCCCCGCCCGCTGGAAGCGGTGCGCCGCGCCTGTCCGGTGGTCGGCAGCTACCCCGGCAAGGACCCCACCACCAAGCAGGGCCTGGCCCTGGAGCGCGCACTCTCGGCCGCCGATATTCCCCACGACATTCAGTTGTACCCGCAGGCCAAGCACTCGTTTGCCAATGTCGGTTCCAACTTCGACGCGGTGGCGAGCACCGACGCCTGGAACCGGGTGATGGCGTTTTTCGACGAGCACGTCCTCGACGCGGCCGACTGA
- the folE gene encoding GTP cyclohydrolase I FolE, with protein sequence MTVYPLISAADEKQEVPGLSALTTDWLSAIGEDPEREGLLKTPHRVAKAWGFLTAGYTKTLGDAAGDAVFDAEGSEMVIVKDIEFYSMCEHHMLPFYGRAHIAYVPSGKILGLSKFARIVDLYSRRLQVQERITAQIADAVEELLAPAGVAVMMEGTHLCMAMRGVQKQNSSTTTSSMRGVFKEDSRTRAEFMSAVQHTLRNR encoded by the coding sequence TTGACTGTTTACCCGCTCATCAGTGCCGCCGACGAAAAGCAAGAAGTGCCGGGACTCTCGGCCCTCACCACCGACTGGCTCTCAGCCATCGGCGAGGACCCGGAGCGCGAAGGCCTGCTCAAGACGCCGCACCGGGTGGCCAAGGCCTGGGGGTTTCTGACCGCCGGCTACACCAAGACCCTGGGTGACGCGGCCGGCGACGCCGTGTTCGACGCCGAGGGCTCGGAGATGGTGATCGTCAAGGACATCGAGTTCTATTCGATGTGCGAGCACCACATGCTGCCGTTTTATGGCCGCGCCCACATCGCCTACGTGCCCAGCGGCAAGATTCTGGGCCTGAGCAAGTTCGCCCGCATCGTGGACCTCTACTCGCGCCGCTTGCAGGTGCAGGAGCGCATCACCGCCCAGATCGCCGACGCGGTCGAGGAGTTGCTCGCGCCGGCCGGCGTGGCGGTGATGATGGAAGGCACCCACCTGTGCATGGCGATGCGCGGCGTGCAAAAGCAGAATTCCAGCACCACCACTTCCTCCATGCGCGGCGTGTTTAAGGAAGATTCGCGCACCCGCGCCGAATTCATGAGCGCCGTGCAGCACACCCTGCGCAACCGCTGA
- a CDS encoding adenylosuccinate synthase, with amino-acid sequence MPGIAILGAQWGDEGKGKITDFLAPAADFVVRYQGGANAGHTVTAKGQTFKLNLLPSGVLHEQTVSVLGDGMVIDPEKFLAERQNLLDGGLSPELRISERAHLVLPHHKYVDGRKDFVGTTGRGIGPAYADRARRVGIRFGDLADLAVLRERVERLLEAKPNSTAGAGWSSVSDALGYLLPIRDALLPFVHDTGAQLRSAIKAGQNVLFEGAQATLLDLNYGTYPFVTSSHPSVGGILVGAGVSHKAINKVYGVAKAFNTRVGNGPFATEVFGEMEHRLRGDGSQPWDEFGTTTGRARRVGWLDLALLKYAVDVNGLDGLVINKMDVLAGIPTLKVATEYDAAGQPVYREMPGWTSTDGAESRQTLPKEAQAYLDLIEDTVQCPVVIFSAGPAREQTYGSVSWE; translated from the coding sequence ATGCCCGGAATCGCAATTCTCGGTGCCCAGTGGGGCGACGAAGGCAAAGGCAAGATCACCGATTTCCTGGCGCCCGCCGCCGACTTCGTGGTGCGCTACCAGGGCGGTGCCAATGCCGGACACACCGTGACCGCCAAGGGGCAGACCTTCAAGCTCAACCTGCTGCCCAGCGGCGTGCTGCACGAGCAGACCGTCAGCGTGCTGGGCGACGGCATGGTGATCGACCCGGAGAAATTCCTGGCCGAGCGCCAGAACCTGCTCGACGGCGGCCTGAGCCCCGAGCTGCGGATTTCCGAGCGCGCCCATCTGGTGCTGCCGCACCACAAGTACGTGGACGGGCGCAAGGATTTCGTCGGCACCACCGGACGCGGCATCGGCCCGGCCTACGCCGACCGGGCCCGGCGCGTGGGCATTCGCTTCGGCGACCTGGCCGACCTGGCCGTGCTGCGTGAGCGCGTCGAGCGCCTGCTGGAAGCCAAGCCCAACAGCACCGCCGGGGCCGGCTGGAGCAGCGTCAGCGACGCGCTGGGCTACCTGCTGCCGATCCGCGACGCGCTGCTGCCGTTCGTCCACGACACCGGCGCCCAGCTGCGCTCGGCCATCAAAGCCGGCCAGAACGTTTTGTTCGAGGGCGCGCAGGCCACCCTGCTCGACCTCAACTACGGCACCTACCCCTTCGTGACCAGCTCTCACCCCAGCGTGGGCGGCATCCTGGTGGGCGCGGGCGTGAGTCACAAGGCCATCAACAAGGTCTACGGCGTCGCCAAGGCCTTCAACACCCGCGTCGGCAACGGCCCCTTCGCCACCGAGGTGTTCGGCGAGATGGAACACCGCTTGCGCGGCGACGGCTCGCAGCCCTGGGACGAATTCGGCACCACCACCGGGCGGGCGCGCCGGGTGGGCTGGCTCGATCTGGCCCTGCTCAAGTACGCCGTGGACGTCAACGGGCTCGACGGCCTGGTGATCAACAAGATGGACGTGCTGGCCGGCATTCCGACCCTCAAGGTCGCCACCGAGTACGACGCGGCCGGGCAGCCGGTGTACCGCGAGATGCCGGGCTGGACCAGCACCGACGGGGCCGAGAGCCGTCAGACCCTGCCGAAGGAAGCCCAGGCCTACCTCGACCTCATCGAGGACACGGTGCAGTGCCCGGTGGTGATCTTCTCGGCGGGGCCGGCCCGCGAGCAGACCTACGGCTCGGTGAGCTGGGAATAA
- a CDS encoding E3 binding domain-containing protein, whose protein sequence is METIAPLAKVLAEANGIEWRSLHGTGEGGLITENDILGYLARVMSGEEDAPLTPVDPEPSPAELAAYSSPEMLSRAGVEPELAEFLKAQQHDIQTSVAAPAASVPAPEPEPEPEPVYVPDEVMPEPEPELVIAAAPEPEVLPEPVAAHAEEPVAAEPMAADSASDFELEDDFVPPQTPAAAQAPQAQVYAAQPEVAAQHGPTPTPPAATEPPHPAKSGGLLGGLLSSLYRRNDAPKPAPRHTEPEPVHREPAAQAQPAVMPVQPQPEAPAHQPQVAEVPVVSAPEVDLQPAAEALPAPEVVAPEIAVAAELVPPVSAEDRPLPPAPALGEAIEPVSEVPVEEAAAPAAPLPMPAPAAQPSAWAGTYLRRDADLVAMLSAREQLSDMLGELPLTLMVARAAQRHLNLLGVSSLAVADVNGQALGADLSGDLRSGLKALSGAQPGAQAELLILDAGALDLDDLHYPHAITLSIGRVQNGSAALSLNGDLDVQQAARFLAEVSALLAAPVKLLV, encoded by the coding sequence ATGGAGACAATTGCGCCACTGGCGAAAGTTCTGGCTGAAGCAAACGGGATCGAGTGGCGTTCGCTGCACGGCACGGGTGAAGGCGGCCTCATCACTGAAAACGACATCCTGGGCTATCTGGCCCGGGTGATGAGCGGCGAGGAAGACGCCCCGCTGACCCCGGTGGACCCCGAGCCCTCACCCGCCGAACTGGCCGCGTACTCCTCGCCGGAGATGCTCAGCCGGGCCGGTGTGGAGCCGGAGCTCGCCGAGTTCCTCAAGGCCCAGCAGCACGACATCCAGACCTCGGTCGCCGCGCCGGCTGCCAGCGTGCCTGCGCCCGAGCCGGAACCCGAGCCCGAGCCGGTCTACGTGCCGGACGAGGTCATGCCCGAGCCGGAACCCGAACTGGTCATCGCGGCCGCGCCCGAACCCGAAGTGCTGCCCGAACCGGTGGCCGCCCATGCCGAGGAACCTGTGGCCGCCGAACCCATGGCCGCCGACAGCGCCAGCGATTTCGAGCTGGAAGATGACTTCGTGCCACCCCAGACGCCCGCTGCTGCCCAGGCTCCGCAGGCGCAGGTGTACGCGGCCCAGCCGGAAGTCGCCGCGCAACACGGACCCACCCCCACCCCGCCGGCCGCCACCGAGCCGCCGCACCCCGCCAAGAGCGGCGGCCTGCTGGGCGGCCTGCTCTCGAGCCTGTACCGCCGCAACGACGCCCCCAAGCCGGCGCCCAGGCACACCGAACCGGAACCGGTCCACCGCGAACCCGCCGCCCAGGCCCAGCCGGCCGTGATGCCGGTGCAGCCGCAGCCCGAAGCGCCGGCCCACCAGCCGCAGGTCGCCGAAGTGCCGGTGGTCAGCGCGCCGGAAGTGGATCTGCAGCCCGCTGCCGAGGCGCTGCCCGCTCCGGAAGTGGTTGCTCCCGAAATCGCCGTGGCCGCCGAGCTGGTGCCGCCGGTCAGCGCCGAGGACCGGCCCCTACCGCCCGCCCCGGCCCTGGGCGAAGCCATCGAGCCGGTCAGCGAAGTGCCGGTGGAAGAAGCCGCCGCGCCCGCCGCGCCGCTGCCGATGCCGGCGCCTGCCGCGCAGCCCAGCGCCTGGGCCGGTACCTACCTGCGCCGCGACGCCGATCTGGTCGCCATGCTCAGCGCCCGCGAACAGCTCAGCGACATGCTCGGCGAGCTGCCGCTGACCCTGATGGTGGCCCGCGCCGCCCAGCGCCACCTGAACCTGCTGGGCGTCTCCAGCCTGGCGGTGGCCGACGTGAACGGCCAGGCACTCGGGGCCGACCTCAGCGGCGACCTGCGCAGCGGCCTCAAGGCGCTCTCCGGCGCCCAGCCGGGCGCACAGGCCGAGCTGCTGATCCTCGACGCCGGGGCCCTCGACCTCGACGACCTGCACTACCCGCACGCCATCACCCTGTCGATCGGCCGGGTGCAGAACGGCTCGGCGGCGCTGAGCCTCAACGGTGATCTCGACGTGCAGCAGGCCGCGCGCTTCCTGGCCGAAGTCTCGGCGCTGCTCGCCGCGCCGGTCAAGCTGCTGGTGTAA
- a CDS encoding Glu/Leu/Phe/Val dehydrogenase family protein, with the protein MLMFDEMQGRGHEQVTLLSHAASGLRAVLTIHSTVLGPAIAGCRLVTVEEDLAIKGALALSESMTLKAALTGLNYGGASCVLLSPDTLLAEEGGDAQGHAREALFRALGRQISHFGGRVILTEDVRVSGQDIAYVAQETSSTMGMNTDTAAATAYGVYRGIKAAARFTLGSESMRNVRVAILGVGTVGRLLAGYLHREGARLSVADAHPERAEELADELEHVQVLGVEELIDSPCDVLAPCAFGYSIRSQDIPRLQCRLIAGAEHHPLSRTSEELVREAGITYIPDFAINGAGLIASARHLTPEQAGEQIYTIVSRITALAEQHHKPPHRVARKMAERRLELIGSLGRA; encoded by the coding sequence ATGCTGATGTTTGACGAAATGCAAGGGCGCGGCCACGAACAGGTCACGCTGCTGTCTCACGCCGCCAGCGGACTGCGGGCCGTGCTGACCATTCATTCGACGGTGCTGGGACCGGCCATCGCCGGTTGCCGACTGGTGACGGTCGAAGAAGACCTGGCGATCAAAGGTGCCCTGGCGCTGAGCGAGTCGATGACCCTCAAGGCGGCGCTGACCGGGCTCAACTACGGCGGGGCGTCGTGCGTACTGCTGAGCCCCGACACCCTGCTGGCCGAGGAAGGGGGCGATGCCCAGGGCCACGCCCGCGAAGCGCTGTTCCGGGCGCTGGGCCGCCAGATCAGCCACTTCGGGGGCCGGGTGATCCTCACCGAGGACGTGCGGGTTTCGGGGCAGGACATCGCCTACGTGGCGCAGGAAACCAGCAGCACCATGGGCATGAACACCGACACCGCCGCCGCCACCGCCTACGGGGTCTACCGGGGCATCAAGGCGGCGGCCAGATTCACGCTGGGCAGCGAGAGCATGCGCAACGTGCGGGTGGCGATTCTGGGCGTCGGCACGGTGGGGCGGCTGCTGGCCGGCTACCTCCACCGCGAGGGCGCTCGCCTGAGCGTGGCCGACGCCCACCCGGAGCGCGCTGAAGAGCTCGCCGACGAACTCGAACACGTGCAGGTGCTGGGCGTCGAGGAACTCATCGACTCGCCGTGCGACGTGCTGGCGCCGTGCGCGTTCGGCTACAGCATTCGCAGCCAGGACATCCCCCGCCTGCAGTGCCGCCTGATCGCCGGGGCCGAGCACCACCCGCTGTCACGCACCAGCGAGGAACTGGTGCGCGAAGCGGGCATCACCTACATTCCCGACTTCGCCATCAACGGGGCGGGCCTGATCGCCTCGGCCCGGCACCTGACTCCCGAGCAGGCCGGCGAGCAGATCTACACCATCGTGTCGCGCATCACCGCGCTGGCCGAGCAGCACCACAAACCGCCGCACCGGGTGGCCCGCAAGATGGCCGAGCGCCGACTGGAGCTGATCGGCTCGCTGGGCCGGGCATGA
- the udk gene encoding uridine kinase — MNGHQPFVIGVAGGSGSGKTTVTRRVIETVGASGVAVLNQDNYYRDQSDIAPEVRRATNYDHPAAFDWELMRAHLDALLSGVPIDMPVYDFTQDNRAAQTHTVLPAPVVVLEGFFALYDADVRARMHLKVFVDADPDVRFIRRLERDTRERGRSAESVIQQYLEYVRPMHLSFVEPTKRYADVIIQHGGMNEPALDMLSARIQATLL; from the coding sequence ATGAACGGGCACCAACCGTTCGTCATCGGGGTGGCCGGCGGCTCGGGCAGCGGCAAAACCACCGTGACCCGCCGGGTCATCGAAACGGTGGGCGCCTCCGGCGTGGCAGTGCTCAACCAGGACAACTACTACCGCGACCAGTCCGACATCGCGCCGGAAGTGCGCCGGGCCACCAACTACGACCACCCCGCCGCCTTCGACTGGGAACTGATGCGCGCCCACCTCGACGCGCTGCTCTCGGGCGTGCCGATCGACATGCCGGTGTACGACTTCACCCAGGACAACCGCGCGGCGCAGACCCACACGGTGTTGCCGGCTCCGGTGGTGGTGCTGGAGGGGTTCTTTGCCCTCTACGATGCCGACGTGCGCGCCCGAATGCACCTCAAGGTGTTCGTGGACGCCGACCCCGACGTGCGCTTTATCCGCCGGCTGGAGCGCGACACCCGTGAGCGCGGGCGCAGCGCCGAGAGCGTGATTCAGCAGTACCTCGAGTACGTGCGCCCGATGCACCTGAGTTTCGTGGAGCCCACCAAGCGCTACGCCGACGTGATCATCCAGCACGGCGGCATGAACGAGCCGGCCCTCGACATGCTCTCGGCGCGCATCCAGGCGACTTTGCTGTGA
- a CDS encoding DUF5693 family protein, with product MTNFINPPPPPDSALSRIPLPTRSRFQPLLLGVLALSLIPAGWLAVSRVQFENSEKNVALVMDYPALSQQAKETGQDPNELLLHYKTLGVNGVAVYEDVVASTIQRGQTYFLSGAELAARNPGNTAINPEWSYMTDIVPGVVEKLRARYNFAQNVKPVNIGGKTWFGWPVDPRFLPAGPDTAQIDRLKSEGFVVVYRPYADQRVLNEGADWPDVPFISFTGSEVMGIGNRDPDKLAAIKARLGNRVPTIIENTLQKGLDTLIEDRTAARMFSLNPSWQNSLFPEEVASKYALAARERTQRILYLRPFKTQAETETFLKRFTEQLSRSHITITQPVIRNYEPSSLLRWLSILGPLSALLLLGLSYPLPRLGLIVAGLALLGALGLNGGQPFPGMALVAAITFPSLGLVLRRRRMTDWFVATAFSLLGVLFVSALGTDKNSMLGLDPFSGVGLTLVLPIGLVLLSFLPRQDIRRTAAELYALPIRVGDVAVMVLVAAVFSLAVLRRGNTSSVGVSPAEAKIRQDLQDAIIRPRFKEVFGHPLLLLGLSGVLPGYFTILSLLGGLVGQASILNTFSHFHTPLLISATRAFIGLGAGLVFGYVTVWIARTVLRLWHSYGGWNGGRPALEKSGA from the coding sequence ATGACCAATTTCATCAACCCCCCCCCTCCGCCCGACTCGGCCCTCAGCCGGATTCCGCTGCCCACCCGCTCGCGTTTTCAGCCGCTCCTATTGGGCGTGCTGGCCCTCAGTTTGATTCCCGCCGGGTGGCTGGCGGTCAGCCGGGTGCAGTTCGAGAATAGCGAGAAGAACGTGGCGCTGGTCATGGACTATCCGGCGCTCTCGCAGCAGGCCAAGGAAACCGGGCAGGACCCCAACGAACTGCTGCTGCACTACAAGACCCTGGGCGTCAACGGCGTGGCGGTCTACGAGGACGTGGTGGCCTCGACCATCCAGCGTGGCCAGACCTACTTCCTGTCGGGCGCCGAACTCGCCGCCCGCAACCCCGGCAACACCGCCATCAACCCCGAGTGGTCGTACATGACCGACATCGTGCCGGGCGTGGTCGAAAAGCTGCGGGCGCGCTACAACTTCGCCCAGAACGTCAAGCCGGTCAACATCGGCGGCAAGACCTGGTTCGGCTGGCCGGTGGACCCGCGCTTCCTGCCGGCCGGCCCTGACACCGCCCAGATCGACCGCCTCAAGTCCGAGGGTTTCGTGGTGGTCTACCGCCCCTACGCCGACCAGCGGGTGCTCAACGAGGGGGCCGACTGGCCCGACGTGCCGTTTATCTCGTTTACCGGCAGCGAGGTGATGGGCATCGGCAACCGCGACCCCGACAAGCTGGCGGCCATCAAGGCGCGGCTGGGCAACCGGGTGCCGACCATCATCGAGAACACCCTGCAAAAGGGACTCGACACCCTGATCGAAGACCGCACCGCCGCGCGGATGTTCAGCCTCAACCCGAGCTGGCAAAACAGCCTCTTTCCCGAGGAAGTCGCCAGCAAGTACGCCCTGGCCGCCCGCGAGCGCACCCAGCGCATTCTGTACCTGCGCCCCTTCAAGACCCAGGCCGAGACCGAGACCTTCCTCAAGCGCTTCACCGAGCAGCTCTCGCGCAGCCACATCACCATCACCCAGCCGGTGATCCGCAACTACGAGCCGAGCAGCCTGCTGCGCTGGCTGAGCATCCTGGGACCGCTCTCGGCCCTGCTGCTGCTGGGGCTGAGCTACCCGCTGCCGCGCCTGGGCCTGATCGTGGCCGGGCTGGCCCTGCTGGGGGCGCTGGGTCTCAACGGCGGGCAACCGTTTCCCGGCATGGCGCTGGTGGCGGCCATCACCTTTCCGTCGCTGGGGCTGGTGCTGCGCCGCCGGCGCATGACCGACTGGTTCGTGGCGACGGCCTTCAGCTTGCTGGGGGTGCTGTTCGTCAGCGCCCTGGGCACCGACAAGAACAGCATGCTGGGCCTGGACCCGTTCAGCGGGGTGGGCCTGACGCTGGTGCTGCCGATCGGGCTGGTGCTGCTGAGTTTCCTGCCGCGTCAGGACATCCGCCGCACCGCCGCCGAACTCTACGCCCTGCCGATCCGGGTGGGCGACGTGGCGGTGATGGTGCTGGTGGCCGCCGTCTTCTCGCTGGCGGTGCTGCGCCGGGGCAACACCTCCTCGGTGGGCGTCTCGCCGGCCGAGGCCAAGATTCGCCAGGATCTGCAAGACGCCATCATCCGCCCGCGCTTCAAGGAAGTCTTCGGTCACCCGCTGCTGCTGCTGGGGTTGTCGGGCGTGCTGCCGGGCTACTTCACCATCCTGTCGCTGCTGGGCGGTCTGGTGGGGCAGGCCAGCATCCTCAACACCTTCTCGCACTTTCACACGCCGCTGCTGATCAGCGCCACGCGGGCCTTCATCGGGCTCGGCGCGGGGCTGGTGTTCGGCTACGTGACGGTCTGGATCGCCCGCACCGTGCTGCGGCTGTGGCACAGCTACGGCGGCTGGAACGGGGGCCGGCCGGCCCTGGAAAAGAGCGGCGCGTGA
- the csaB gene encoding polysaccharide pyruvyl transferase CsaB, whose product MKQAASEQVTQCNVAVSGFYGFGNTGDEAIALAISRELKALGHAPLLLSQTPAQTAGLYGCSSAARMNPLALLRALAGSDVLLSGGGGLLQDKTSRRTLTYYLGVIRLARLLGKRPVVFNQSIGPLSEAGAKQVARALKGVRLIVRDRRSLDTLAGLNLKAELGGDPALLLRPTGGVQRGENVVVLAPRGDVPDATARLQALAGQLRSQGRRVVALSFYPHEDDAAAHSLGADEVVSTQQPQVALDTVAAAGVVAGVRLHALILAAAAGTPFVGLSYDPKVAGFCSDAGAVSLPTDVDTATLLPLLLERRAPDWNEVKAMQARARQSFTWALAK is encoded by the coding sequence GTGAAGCAGGCCGCTTCAGAGCAGGTAACTCAGTGTAACGTCGCGGTAAGTGGGTTCTACGGCTTCGGCAACACCGGCGACGAGGCCATCGCCCTGGCGATCTCCAGAGAACTCAAGGCGCTGGGCCACGCACCGCTGCTGCTGTCACAGACGCCCGCCCAGACCGCCGGGCTGTACGGCTGCAGCAGCGCGGCGCGGATGAATCCCCTCGCGCTGCTGCGGGCGCTGGCCGGCAGCGACGTGCTGCTCTCCGGCGGCGGCGGCCTGCTGCAGGACAAGACCAGCCGGCGCACCCTGACCTACTACCTTGGCGTGATCCGGCTGGCCCGGTTGCTGGGCAAGCGGCCGGTGGTGTTCAACCAGAGCATCGGTCCGCTCAGCGAAGCGGGCGCCAAGCAGGTGGCCCGCGCCCTTAAAGGCGTGCGCCTGATCGTGCGCGACCGGCGCAGCCTCGACACGCTGGCGGGCCTGAACCTGAAGGCCGAACTCGGCGGCGATCCGGCGCTGCTGCTGCGGCCCACTGGGGGCGTGCAGCGCGGCGAGAACGTGGTGGTGCTGGCCCCGCGCGGCGACGTGCCGGACGCCACCGCCCGCCTGCAAGCGCTCGCCGGCCAGTTGAGGAGCCAGGGGCGGCGCGTCGTGGCGCTGAGCTTCTACCCGCACGAGGACGACGCGGCGGCCCACTCGCTGGGCGCCGACGAGGTGGTCAGCACCCAGCAGCCGCAGGTGGCGCTGGACACCGTCGCGGCGGCGGGCGTGGTGGCGGGGGTGCGCCTGCACGCCCTGATTCTGGCGGCGGCGGCGGGTACCCCGTTCGTGGGCCTGAGCTACGATCCCAAGGTGGCGGGCTTTTGCTCGGACGCCGGGGCCGTCAGCCTGCCCACCGATGTGGACACGGCTACGCTGCTGCCGCTGCTGCTGGAGCGCCGGGCGCCCGACTGGAACGAGGTGAAGGCCATGCAGGCGCGGGCACGCCAGAGTTTTACCTGGGCGCTGGCGAAATAG
- a CDS encoding VOC family protein encodes MPLTLNYVSFVVGEMERSLDFYRTLGLPVPDGAHMNAAGQAEDHVELSAGGLRIAWETEKLVGEVYPGWTAPPPGQTRLGVAFEAASPAEVDAACQRLQAAGFVVKAAPYDAFWGQRYATITDPDGNNVDVFAGLGNG; translated from the coding sequence ATGCCGCTGACCCTCAACTATGTGTCGTTCGTGGTGGGCGAGATGGAGCGCAGCCTGGACTTCTACCGCACCCTGGGCCTGCCTGTTCCTGATGGCGCGCACATGAACGCGGCCGGTCAGGCCGAAGACCACGTGGAACTCAGTGCGGGCGGGCTGCGGATCGCCTGGGAAACCGAAAAGCTGGTGGGGGAAGTGTACCCCGGCTGGACCGCCCCGCCTCCGGGTCAGACCCGCCTGGGCGTGGCCTTCGAGGCCGCCAGCCCCGCCGAGGTGGATGCGGCGTGTCAGCGCCTTCAGGCCGCCGGCTTCGTCGTCAAGGCGGCGCCCTACGACGCCTTCTGGGGCCAGCGCTATGCCACCATCACCGACCCGGACGGCAACAACGTGGACGTGTTCGCCGGGCTGGGGAACGGCTAG